From the Manis javanica isolate MJ-LG chromosome 13, MJ_LKY, whole genome shotgun sequence genome, one window contains:
- the PRR36 gene encoding proline-rich protein 36 isoform X2: protein MDKRDKARAGATARTPASRPPGLPTPRPPGSPRPPPPVTSAALRVLGAAGAAGRGPLAERAGGVRAAVVPETASRVGPTRSAGTGPRSPASRPPVAGRGERPPAKTPSPASVSSPGRSSGTARGGPLGQKGLRPQAEDAAARGKAPEAPRRSALSAAARRDLPGPPPGTSSPAISRRSRAAGAEVGLPRAAPSARPRPPNEAPKKSVGSAPERSTVEPSAAARRRPSAGGGLQRPASRPPASSATPLSSPARSGASLAGTPRVPGHSSQSKSKGQQVLRPPQATPPRRSSVPGPRPSTPSTIPPPPGLPAQPAPPPLTTATGLPDTLPPSPPTTPPSTLPCPLATPFILAPPPSATFSLQTLPSPPATPPLQAPPTHQGASFPDLPASPSATFLVPFSPSVAPPPQSMTPTHSSVLPPLPTPRSPLTTPTPPSFSALTTPPQRDSPVLSPPPLQTPPCALATPPTQDPPLATFPSQASLTSLSPQGPLCSTSVLPSLSLQAPPSPLATPPLQIPPLAMPHSQTPSPLTTPLPALPSPQTLPPTQTPTPLQAIPSSAEAPLQAPPSPLTLDTPPYPAPPCLALPPLQVPPSSMAASPPEGPHCLALPSVQSPPSPPASPPLQVSPLPMTSPPLQTPPSPPMHVPPFRLATPPHQATPSLPASTPLQVPLSPMATLPPQAPPPSPPASSTLEVPPQPLATPPPQAPSSPPASPTLQVPPLPLTTLPSQAPPSLAALPLQASPSPLASPPLHAPRRPPTPGPDAPVSGPRLTLALAPAPPPPSRSPSSTLSGPDLAGHSSSATSTPEELRGYDSGPEGGAAGSPPADAELAACHPASWSRSPAPPLAVRGTPETAAALR from the exons ATGGACAAGAGGGACAAGGCCAGGGCTGGGGCCACCGCGCGGACGCCGGCTTCTCGCCCTCCTGGCCTTCCGACCCCCAGACCCCCAGGGTCCCCCCGACCCCCTCCCCCAGTAACCAGCGCGGCCCTCCGAGTTCTGGGAGCCGCGGGAGCTGCGGGGCGAGGGCCCCTGGCTGAGCGAGCTGGGGGCGTCCGGGCAGCCGTCGTCCCAGAGACTGCTTCCCGGGTGGGACCAACGCGGAGCGCCGGGACCGGCCCCCGGAGCCCGG CCTCCAGGCCCCCggtggctgggagaggggagcGGCCCCCTGCCAAGACCCCCAGCCCGGCCTCTGTCTCTAGCCCGGGGCGTTCCAGCGGCACCGCCAG GGGAGGCCCTCTTGGGCAGAAGGGGCTCCGGCCCCAAGCTGAGGATGCTGCGGCCAGAGGAAAAGCCCCAGAAGCGCCCAGAAGGAGCGCCCTGAGCGCCGCGGCACGGAGAG ACTTACCGGGGCCCCCTCCAGGCACCTCTTCCCCGGCCATCTCCCGTCGGTCCCGGGCTGCGGGCGCTGAGGTGGGTCTCCCCCGAGCAGCCCCGAGTGCTCGGCCGCGGCCTCCGAACGAGGCCCCCAAGAAATCAGTGGGCAGCGCCCCGGAGCGCAGCACAGTGGAGCCGAGCGCCGCCGCCAGAAGGCGACCCAGCGCCGGCGGGGGCCTCCAGAGGCCAGCTTCGCGCCCCCCGGCCTCCAGCGCCACTCCTCTGTCCTCTCCAGCCCGCTCTGGGGCCTCGCTCGCAGGAACACCCCGCGTTCCGGGGCATTCTTCGCAGTCCAAGTCGAAAGGGCAGCAGGTTCTGCGCCCCCCACAGGCCACGCCCCCAAGGAGGAGCTCAGTCCCCGGGCCTCGACCCTCTACTCCTTCGACCATACCCCCTCCGCCAGGTTTGCCCGCACAGCCGGCACCACCTCCCCTCACCACAGCCACTGGCCTGCCAGACACGCTCCCGCCCTCGCCTCCGACCACGCCCCCCTCGACACTACCCTGCCCTTTGGCCACGCCCTTTATACtagcccctcctccctcagctaCATTCTCTCTTcagaccctcccctcccctccagccacACCCCCTCTTCAGGCTCCACCCACACATCAGGGTGCCTCCTTTCCGGACTTGCCCGCCTCTCCTTCGGCCACTTTTCTGGTTCCATTCTCTCCATCAGTGGCGCCCCCTCCGCAAAGTATGACCCCCACCCACTCTTCTGTTTTGCCCCCTCTTCCGACACCGCGTTCTCCCTTGACCACACCCACTCCGCCGTCCTTTTCCGCTTTAACCACGCCTCCTCAGCGGGATAGTCCTGTCCTGTCTCCGCCCCCTCTTCAGACTCCGCCCTGTGCACTGGCCACGCCTCCAACGCAGGACCCTCCTCTGGCCACATTCCCTTCGCAAGCCTCTCTGACCAGCCTCTCTCCGCAGGGTCCCCTGTGCTCTACGTCGGTCTTGCCCTCGCTGTCTCTGCAggctcctccctctccccttgcCACGCCCCCTCTACAAATCCCGCCTCTGGCCATGCCTCACTCACAGACACCGTCTCCTCTGACCACACCTcttccagccctgccctctccccagacTCTGCCCCCTACACAGACCCCAACACCTCTGCAGGCCATTCCGTCTTCAGCCGAGGCCCCTCTGCAggctcctccttctcctcttacCCTGGACACGCCCCCTTACCCAGCCCCACCGTGTTTGGCCTTGCCCCCTCTTCAGGTCCCTCCCTCCTCCATGGCCGCATCCCCTCCTGAGGGTCCACATTGCCTGGCCTTGCCCTCTGTGcagtcccctccctctccccctgcctCACCCCCTCTGCAGGTCTCTCCCCTCCCCATGACCTCGCCTCCTCTACAGACCCCTCCTTCTCCCCCTATGCACGTCCCTCCCTTTCGCTTGGCCACGCCCCCTCATCAGGCCacgccctccctccctgcctcaacCCCTCTGCAGGTCCCTCTCTCCCCTATGGCCACACTCCCTCCGCAggccccacctccctctccccctgcTTCCTCCACTCTGGAGGTCCCTCCGCAGCCCCTGGCCACGCCTCCTCCGCaggccccttcctctccccctgcctccccgACGCTGCAGGTCCCTCCGCTCCCCCTGACCACGCTCCCTTCGCAGGCCCCACCTTCCCTGGCCGCGCTCCCTTTGCAGGCATCCCCCTCTCCGCTGGCCTCACCCCCTCTGCACGCCCCACGCCGTCCCCCGACCCCAGGTCCCGATGCCCCGGTCTCGGGCCCGCGGCTGACCCTGGCGCTGGCCCCGGCTCCGCCGCCGCCGTCGCGCAGCCCATCCAGCACGCTGAGCGGCCCGGACCTAGCGGGCCACAGCAGCAGCGCCACGAGCACGCCGGAGGAGCTGCGCGGCTACGACAGCGGGCCGGAGGGCGGTGCTGCGGGCTCCCCGCCCGCCGACGCCGAGCTTGCTGCCTGCCATCCGGCCTCCTGGAGCCGCAGCCCCGCGCCGCCGCTGGCCGTTCGTGGCACCCCAG
- the PRR36 gene encoding proline-rich protein 36 isoform X1: MDKRDKARAGATARTPASRPPGLPTPRPPGSPRPPPPVTSAALRVLGAAGAAGRGPLAERAGGVRAAVVPETASRVGPTRSAGTGPRSPASRPPVAGRGERPPAKTPSPASVSSPGRSSGTARGGPLGQKGLRPQAEDAAARGKAPEAPRRSALSAAARRDLPGPPPGTSSPAISRRSRAAGAEVGLPRAAPSARPRPPNEAPKKSVGSAPERSTVEPSAAARRRPSAGGGLQRPASRPPASSATPLSSPARSGASLAGTPRVPGHSSQSKSKGQQVLRPPQATPPRRSSVPGPRPSTPSTIPPPPGLPAQPAPPPLTTATGLPDTLPPSPPTTPPSTLPCPLATPFILAPPPSATFSLQTLPSPPATPPLQAPPTHQGASFPDLPASPSATFLVPFSPSVAPPPQSMTPTHSSVLPPLPTPRSPLTTPTPPSFSALTTPPQRDSPVLSPPPLQTPPCALATPPTQDPPLATFPSQASLTSLSPQGPLCSTSVLPSLSLQAPPSPLATPPLQIPPLAMPHSQTPSPLTTPLPALPSPQTLPPTQTPTPLQAIPSSAEAPLQAPPSPLTLDTPPYPAPPCLALPPLQVPPSSMAASPPEGPHCLALPSVQSPPSPPASPPLQVSPLPMTSPPLQTPPSPPMHVPPFRLATPPHQATPSLPASTPLQVPLSPMATLPPQAPPPSPPASSTLEVPPQPLATPPPQAPSSPPASPTLQVPPLPLTTLPSQAPPSLAALPLQASPSPLASPPLHAPRRPPTPGPDAPVSGPRLTLALAPAPPPPSRSPSSTLSGPDLAGHSSSATSTPEELRGYDSGPEGGAAGSPPADAELAACHPASWSRSPAPPLAVRGTPGAPLPWSPAAGSGSAEGLCTIYEAEGPESAPAASGVLDPGPGSGAGGGKAAAAAAAAGVVPRGAKPARLGELPLGALQASVVQHLLSRTLLLAAAEGAAGGDVGGDPGGSGAGGVGGGARTALSDAELGRWAELLSPLDESRASITSVTSFSPDDVASPQGDWTVVEVETFH; the protein is encoded by the exons ATGGACAAGAGGGACAAGGCCAGGGCTGGGGCCACCGCGCGGACGCCGGCTTCTCGCCCTCCTGGCCTTCCGACCCCCAGACCCCCAGGGTCCCCCCGACCCCCTCCCCCAGTAACCAGCGCGGCCCTCCGAGTTCTGGGAGCCGCGGGAGCTGCGGGGCGAGGGCCCCTGGCTGAGCGAGCTGGGGGCGTCCGGGCAGCCGTCGTCCCAGAGACTGCTTCCCGGGTGGGACCAACGCGGAGCGCCGGGACCGGCCCCCGGAGCCCGG CCTCCAGGCCCCCggtggctgggagaggggagcGGCCCCCTGCCAAGACCCCCAGCCCGGCCTCTGTCTCTAGCCCGGGGCGTTCCAGCGGCACCGCCAG GGGAGGCCCTCTTGGGCAGAAGGGGCTCCGGCCCCAAGCTGAGGATGCTGCGGCCAGAGGAAAAGCCCCAGAAGCGCCCAGAAGGAGCGCCCTGAGCGCCGCGGCACGGAGAG ACTTACCGGGGCCCCCTCCAGGCACCTCTTCCCCGGCCATCTCCCGTCGGTCCCGGGCTGCGGGCGCTGAGGTGGGTCTCCCCCGAGCAGCCCCGAGTGCTCGGCCGCGGCCTCCGAACGAGGCCCCCAAGAAATCAGTGGGCAGCGCCCCGGAGCGCAGCACAGTGGAGCCGAGCGCCGCCGCCAGAAGGCGACCCAGCGCCGGCGGGGGCCTCCAGAGGCCAGCTTCGCGCCCCCCGGCCTCCAGCGCCACTCCTCTGTCCTCTCCAGCCCGCTCTGGGGCCTCGCTCGCAGGAACACCCCGCGTTCCGGGGCATTCTTCGCAGTCCAAGTCGAAAGGGCAGCAGGTTCTGCGCCCCCCACAGGCCACGCCCCCAAGGAGGAGCTCAGTCCCCGGGCCTCGACCCTCTACTCCTTCGACCATACCCCCTCCGCCAGGTTTGCCCGCACAGCCGGCACCACCTCCCCTCACCACAGCCACTGGCCTGCCAGACACGCTCCCGCCCTCGCCTCCGACCACGCCCCCCTCGACACTACCCTGCCCTTTGGCCACGCCCTTTATACtagcccctcctccctcagctaCATTCTCTCTTcagaccctcccctcccctccagccacACCCCCTCTTCAGGCTCCACCCACACATCAGGGTGCCTCCTTTCCGGACTTGCCCGCCTCTCCTTCGGCCACTTTTCTGGTTCCATTCTCTCCATCAGTGGCGCCCCCTCCGCAAAGTATGACCCCCACCCACTCTTCTGTTTTGCCCCCTCTTCCGACACCGCGTTCTCCCTTGACCACACCCACTCCGCCGTCCTTTTCCGCTTTAACCACGCCTCCTCAGCGGGATAGTCCTGTCCTGTCTCCGCCCCCTCTTCAGACTCCGCCCTGTGCACTGGCCACGCCTCCAACGCAGGACCCTCCTCTGGCCACATTCCCTTCGCAAGCCTCTCTGACCAGCCTCTCTCCGCAGGGTCCCCTGTGCTCTACGTCGGTCTTGCCCTCGCTGTCTCTGCAggctcctccctctccccttgcCACGCCCCCTCTACAAATCCCGCCTCTGGCCATGCCTCACTCACAGACACCGTCTCCTCTGACCACACCTcttccagccctgccctctccccagacTCTGCCCCCTACACAGACCCCAACACCTCTGCAGGCCATTCCGTCTTCAGCCGAGGCCCCTCTGCAggctcctccttctcctcttacCCTGGACACGCCCCCTTACCCAGCCCCACCGTGTTTGGCCTTGCCCCCTCTTCAGGTCCCTCCCTCCTCCATGGCCGCATCCCCTCCTGAGGGTCCACATTGCCTGGCCTTGCCCTCTGTGcagtcccctccctctccccctgcctCACCCCCTCTGCAGGTCTCTCCCCTCCCCATGACCTCGCCTCCTCTACAGACCCCTCCTTCTCCCCCTATGCACGTCCCTCCCTTTCGCTTGGCCACGCCCCCTCATCAGGCCacgccctccctccctgcctcaacCCCTCTGCAGGTCCCTCTCTCCCCTATGGCCACACTCCCTCCGCAggccccacctccctctccccctgcTTCCTCCACTCTGGAGGTCCCTCCGCAGCCCCTGGCCACGCCTCCTCCGCaggccccttcctctccccctgcctccccgACGCTGCAGGTCCCTCCGCTCCCCCTGACCACGCTCCCTTCGCAGGCCCCACCTTCCCTGGCCGCGCTCCCTTTGCAGGCATCCCCCTCTCCGCTGGCCTCACCCCCTCTGCACGCCCCACGCCGTCCCCCGACCCCAGGTCCCGATGCCCCGGTCTCGGGCCCGCGGCTGACCCTGGCGCTGGCCCCGGCTCCGCCGCCGCCGTCGCGCAGCCCATCCAGCACGCTGAGCGGCCCGGACCTAGCGGGCCACAGCAGCAGCGCCACGAGCACGCCGGAGGAGCTGCGCGGCTACGACAGCGGGCCGGAGGGCGGTGCTGCGGGCTCCCCGCCCGCCGACGCCGAGCTTGCTGCCTGCCATCCGGCCTCCTGGAGCCGCAGCCCCGCGCCGCCGCTGGCCGTTCGTGGCACCCCAG GGGCGCCGCTTCCCTGGTCTCCCGCTGCCGGGTCGGGCTCCGCCGAGGGCCTGTGTACTATCTACGAGGCCGAAGGGCCCGAGTCGGCGCCTGCCGCCTCCGGCGTGCTGGATCCTGGGCCTGGGTCTGGCGCGGGCGGTGggaaggcggcggcggcggcggcagcggcgggggTGGTCCCGCGGGGCGCAAAGCCGGCGCGCCTGGGCGAGCTGCCGCTGGGGGCGCTGCAGGCGAGCGTCGTGCAGCACCTGCTGAGCCGGACGCTGCTGCTCGCGGCAGCCGAAGGTGCCGCGGGCGGCGACGTCGGTGGGGACCCTGGGGGCTCGGGGGCCGGTGGCGTCGGGGGCGGTGCCCGGACTGCGCTCAGCGATGCTGAACTGGGCCGCTGGGCCGAACTGTTGTCTCCCCTGGACGAGTCCCGCGCCAGCATCACCTCGGTCACCAGCTTCTCCCCGGACGACGTGGCTTCCCCACAGGGTGACTGGACCGTGGTGGAGGTGGAGACCTTCCACTGA